In a single window of the Alphaproteobacteria bacterium LSUCC0684 genome:
- a CDS encoding hemolysin family protein: MNTFQKLKSVVLRSLPGSPPALAREQLAELLEESIRETVSFDSHESMLLKNILGLRDITATDVMVPRADIVSVDIDDGIENIFKTIVEANHSRVPVTRGSLDNVLGILHIKDVARCMHEDKAPDIPSMLRQPIYISPTIRTLDLLQEMRLKRLHLALVVDEYGGTDGLITIEDLVEEIVGEINDEHDEDTTPLFDINGDGSATAEARVEIDTLEEITGPLLDDEDRDEIDTIGGLVISLAGRVPGRGEIIRHPAGLEFEILESNPRHVSLLRICGLDRFTLPETDDTHGVAAKG; encoded by the coding sequence ATGAATACGTTCCAGAAACTTAAATCCGTGGTGCTGAGATCCTTGCCTGGAAGTCCGCCCGCGCTTGCACGGGAACAACTTGCCGAACTGCTGGAAGAATCGATCCGTGAGACGGTTTCCTTTGACAGCCACGAAAGCATGCTGCTCAAGAACATTCTCGGCTTGCGGGATATCACGGCAACTGATGTTATGGTGCCGCGGGCTGATATTGTCTCGGTCGATATTGATGATGGTATTGAAAACATCTTCAAGACGATTGTCGAGGCCAATCACTCCCGGGTGCCGGTGACACGGGGCAGCCTTGATAACGTGCTTGGGATCCTGCATATCAAGGACGTGGCGCGGTGCATGCATGAAGACAAGGCTCCGGATATTCCTTCCATGCTCCGCCAGCCGATCTATATCTCACCAACGATCCGCACCCTTGATCTCTTGCAGGAAATGCGGCTCAAGCGCTTGCATCTGGCGCTGGTTGTTGATGAATACGGCGGCACCGACGGGCTGATCACTATCGAGGATCTGGTGGAAGAGATTGTCGGTGAAATCAACGATGAGCATGATGAAGACACAACACCGCTCTTTGATATCAATGGCGACGGGTCGGCTACGGCCGAAGCCCGGGTTGAAATCGACACGCTTGAGGAGATCACCGGCCCGCTTCTCGACGATGAAGACCGGGATGAAATCGACACGATTGGCGGGCTTGTCATTTCTCTGGCTGGCCGGGTGCCCGGGCGCGGGGAGATCATCCGCCATCCCGCCGGACTCGAGTTTGAAATCCTTGAAAGCAACCCCCGCCATGTCAGCCTGTTGCGGATCTGCGGGCTGGACCGGTTCACCTTGCCGGAAACGGATGATACGCATGGCGTGGCCGCCAAAGGCTGA
- the tsaB gene encoding tRNA (adenosine(37)-N6)-threonylcarbamoyltransferase complex dimerization subunit type 1 TsaB — protein sequence MSSIRTRRLKKAPEEATVLALECSAGLASAAVMRDGDVLAMAEHAADHGHVAWLLPLAAEALGAAGVERRELDAVLAGRGPGSFTGIRVALAAAKGLALALGIPGYGLGSLASLAVSGRDGRRHVAALGDTRRRSLFVAGFTPDGASLGPIADLSVDAATTHLAAAAKDWIIIGHGAAELASRLEAIGVAASVSPPSEAHATHLLKSFALMADVLPSDLPLEPLYLAPPILGPSTGAAKEEKKG from the coding sequence ATGTCCAGCATCAGAACACGCAGGCTGAAAAAGGCACCGGAGGAAGCCACCGTTCTGGCACTGGAATGCAGCGCCGGTCTGGCTTCGGCGGCGGTGATGCGTGATGGTGATGTGCTGGCCATGGCGGAACATGCCGCCGATCACGGCCATGTGGCCTGGCTTTTGCCCTTGGCAGCAGAGGCGCTCGGCGCGGCAGGGGTTGAGCGGCGGGAACTCGATGCCGTGCTCGCGGGGCGTGGCCCCGGGTCCTTTACAGGCATTCGCGTTGCCCTCGCGGCGGCGAAAGGCCTTGCCCTTGCTCTCGGCATTCCCGGCTACGGGCTTGGTTCACTTGCTTCACTGGCCGTATCTGGCCGTGATGGCAGAAGGCATGTTGCCGCCCTCGGCGATACCCGCCGCCGATCTCTGTTCGTGGCAGGGTTCACACCGGATGGTGCATCATTGGGGCCGATTGCCGATCTTTCGGTCGACGCCGCCACAACCCATCTGGCCGCTGCAGCCAAGGACTGGATCATCATCGGGCATGGGGCGGCGGAACTGGCATCACGGCTTGAGGCGATTGGCGTGGCGGCGTCGGTCTCACCTCCTTCCGAGGCCCATGCCACCCATCTTCTGAAGAGTTTTGCTCTCATGGCCGATGTGTTGCCGAGTGATCTGCCGCTTGAGCCGCTCTATCTTGCGCCGCCTATTCTTGGCCCGTCGACCGGGGCAGCGAAGGAAGAGAAAAAGGGATGA
- a CDS encoding tRNA (guanosine(46)-N(7))-methyltransferase TrmB, producing MTRPVPPKDRLMFYGRRHGRRLRPVQMENLRRGLEKWQIDPDLAGSPGQLDPRRLFEPFLADVFLEIGFGGGEHLAARAEENPAAGYIGAEPFINGVASLAGHIASRGIANIRIWPEDVRLLLPAFTPRSLAGVFILFPDPWPKRRHQDRRIVQPDLLAVLAGLIRPGGSLLLASDEPKAKSWMLEQMTRSPDFDWLAEAPEDWRTPPQGWPGTRYMAKADKAGRKSSWFRYRRNA from the coding sequence ATGACACGTCCAGTTCCACCAAAGGACCGGCTGATGTTCTATGGACGTCGCCATGGACGGCGCTTGCGTCCGGTCCAGATGGAAAACCTGCGGCGTGGTCTGGAAAAATGGCAGATTGACCCGGATCTGGCCGGGAGCCCGGGGCAACTTGACCCGCGCCGCCTCTTTGAACCATTTCTCGCTGATGTATTTCTTGAAATTGGCTTCGGTGGCGGCGAGCATCTGGCGGCGCGTGCCGAGGAAAATCCGGCCGCCGGCTATATTGGTGCGGAACCTTTCATTAACGGGGTGGCGTCGCTGGCCGGACATATCGCGTCCAGAGGGATTGCGAATATTCGCATCTGGCCGGAGGATGTCCGCCTGTTGCTGCCGGCATTTACCCCGCGATCACTTGCAGGTGTGTTTATCCTTTTTCCGGATCCGTGGCCGAAGAGGCGTCACCAGGACCGGCGTATTGTCCAGCCTGATCTGCTTGCGGTGCTGGCCGGGCTGATCCGGCCGGGCGGATCTCTTCTCCTTGCCAGCGATGAGCCGAAAGCCAAGAGCTGGATGCTTGAGCAGATGACCCGAAGTCCGGATTTCGATTGGCTGGCCGAAGCACCGGAAGACTGGCGGACACCGCCCCAGGGCTGGCCCGGTACCCGATATATGGCGAAAGCGGACAAGGCCGGGCGGAAGTCTTCCTGGTTCAGGTATCGGCGGAACGCTTAG
- the lnt gene encoding apolipoprotein N-acyltransferase → MAWPPKADRSPGWGLLWATLSGILASASLPPLNFTFAIFALSLPALAMVMARRGREAFFIGWATGFGWFLLSLSWVSVAFVTSGGGHVFLIPFAALGLPLLLGVFWGAGFFLAWRIKQDQPARLLALIATLSLMEYMRGTVLSGFPWNAPGMVLLVDERILGIVAFTGLWGATLLAFLFALIPALIWCRRRWTAGLAAAILLGFLGLGIMHHETPASETNASGMVARLVQPNVPQDEKWLKDRRPEHLGRLAMLSQQAASTTPDVIIWPESAFAGIIEREGDVFQRAIAASSAGVTPIITGALSFMAGDQVTLFNSTMLTTPGGNVLARYDKTHLVPFGEYAPGRGYLPFVEVIAGPVDFSSGKGPVGFDLAREDRQGKVILTPLICYEIIFPALVRQAVKATGADILVTITNDAWFGDTIGPRQHLAMAQLRAAELGMPVLRVANTGISAGIDSHGRIADRIEFGQAGFSDVVVSGSLDTFYRRHGDLCWWLMLAGMGLWAMASSILTLRK, encoded by the coding sequence ATGGCGTGGCCGCCAAAGGCTGATCGCTCCCCTGGCTGGGGCCTTCTCTGGGCAACGCTTTCGGGCATTCTGGCCAGCGCAAGCCTGCCGCCGCTGAATTTCACCTTTGCGATCTTTGCCCTGTCTCTCCCGGCTCTTGCCATGGTGATGGCCCGGCGCGGGCGTGAGGCGTTTTTTATCGGCTGGGCGACAGGCTTTGGCTGGTTTCTGCTTTCGCTCTCCTGGGTCAGTGTCGCTTTTGTGACTTCCGGCGGCGGGCATGTGTTTCTTATCCCCTTTGCCGCGCTGGGTCTGCCGCTTCTGCTGGGGGTGTTCTGGGGCGCAGGGTTTTTTCTGGCATGGCGAATCAAGCAGGATCAGCCTGCACGCCTGCTCGCGCTTATCGCCACCCTTTCCCTGATGGAATACATGCGGGGCACGGTGCTGAGCGGGTTTCCCTGGAATGCCCCGGGCATGGTGCTGCTGGTCGATGAGCGCATCCTGGGTATTGTTGCCTTCACCGGATTATGGGGGGCAACGCTTCTCGCGTTTCTTTTCGCGCTGATCCCGGCCCTGATCTGGTGTCGACGGAGATGGACGGCAGGGCTGGCGGCGGCAATCCTGCTGGGCTTTCTCGGGCTTGGCATCATGCATCATGAAACCCCGGCCAGCGAGACCAATGCCTCCGGCATGGTGGCGCGACTTGTTCAGCCAAATGTTCCGCAGGACGAGAAATGGCTTAAGGACAGAAGGCCTGAACATCTCGGCCGTCTTGCCATGCTCTCCCAGCAGGCGGCTTCCACGACGCCTGACGTGATCATCTGGCCGGAATCCGCCTTTGCCGGGATCATCGAACGTGAGGGAGATGTCTTTCAAAGGGCCATTGCGGCATCTTCCGCCGGGGTGACGCCGATCATCACCGGCGCGCTCAGCTTCATGGCAGGTGATCAGGTTACACTCTTCAATTCCACCATGCTAACCACCCCCGGCGGGAATGTGCTGGCACGATATGATAAAACCCATCTGGTGCCCTTTGGTGAATATGCCCCGGGCCGGGGATATCTGCCCTTTGTCGAGGTCATTGCCGGCCCGGTTGATTTTTCATCAGGTAAAGGCCCGGTGGGATTTGATCTCGCGCGAGAAGACCGTCAGGGCAAGGTGATCCTGACGCCACTTATCTGTTATGAGATCATCTTTCCGGCTCTGGTGCGGCAGGCCGTCAAGGCTACAGGTGCGGATATACTGGTGACCATCACCAACGATGCCTGGTTTGGTGATACCATCGGCCCGCGGCAGCATCTGGCGATGGCGCAATTGCGTGCCGCCGAGTTGGGCATGCCGGTCCTCCGGGTGGCAAATACCGGGATCAGCGCCGGCATCGACAGTCATGGCCGGATCGCCGACAGGATCGAGTTTGGCCAGGCCGGGTTCAGCGATGTGGTGGTCAGTGGATCGCTTGATACCTTCTACCGCCGCCATGGGGATCTGTGCTGGTGGCTGATGCTCGCGGGGATGGGGCTCTGGGCCATGGCATCATCAATCTTGACGCTGCGGAAGTGA
- the miaB gene encoding tRNA (N6-isopentenyl adenosine(37)-C2)-methylthiotransferase MiaB gives MTKKLFIKTYGCQMNVYDSDRMADVLAPLGYRPSTDAEDADMVILNTCHIREKASEKVFSELGRLRKWKEMRRDQGQEATIAVAGCVAQAEGQEISRRAPWVDVVVGPQAYHRLPALVTALDPAARNALIDTDFPVEDKFDFLPEEHTPRGPAAFLSIQEGCDKFCTFCVVPYTRGAEYSRPAASILEEARRLVEGGSVELTLLGQNVNAWRGQAPQGGEWNFARLLHALAEIDGLKRLRYTTSHPRDMDDDLIHAHAEIPQLMPYLHLPVQSGSDRILAAMNRHHTRDDYRRIIDRLRDVCPDMALSGDFIVGFPGETDRDFADTINLIAEIGYASAYSFKYSPRPGTPASMDSNQIEENVKTERLASLQQLLSAQQLAFNMGKLGTVMDVLIERPASRDGQKAGRSPWMQAVHFPATSGEIGAIIPFRIVDAHQNSLAGEPATTTRAEMKSA, from the coding sequence ATGACCAAAAAACTCTTCATCAAGACATATGGCTGCCAGATGAATGTGTACGATTCCGATCGTATGGCGGATGTGCTGGCGCCGCTTGGCTACCGGCCATCGACGGATGCGGAGGATGCCGACATGGTGATCCTCAACACCTGTCATATCCGTGAGAAGGCGTCGGAGAAAGTCTTCTCCGAACTTGGCCGCCTCCGGAAGTGGAAAGAGATGAGGCGTGATCAGGGCCAGGAGGCCACGATCGCGGTTGCGGGATGCGTTGCCCAGGCCGAAGGTCAGGAGATCAGCCGCCGGGCGCCCTGGGTTGACGTGGTGGTCGGCCCACAGGCCTATCATCGCCTGCCCGCGCTGGTGACGGCACTTGATCCGGCGGCGCGCAACGCCCTGATCGACACCGATTTCCCGGTTGAGGACAAATTTGATTTTCTCCCCGAAGAACATACGCCGCGTGGACCGGCGGCATTTCTTTCAATTCAGGAAGGTTGCGACAAGTTCTGTACGTTCTGTGTTGTTCCCTATACCCGGGGGGCGGAATATTCGCGGCCTGCTGCCAGCATCCTTGAAGAGGCCCGCCGCCTTGTTGAAGGCGGTAGTGTCGAACTCACCCTTCTCGGCCAGAACGTGAATGCCTGGCGAGGACAGGCACCCCAGGGCGGTGAGTGGAACTTTGCCCGCCTGCTTCATGCACTGGCGGAAATCGACGGGTTGAAGAGACTCCGCTATACCACCTCGCACCCTCGTGACATGGATGATGACCTGATCCACGCCCATGCCGAAATCCCGCAACTGATGCCGTATCTGCATCTTCCGGTTCAGTCGGGATCTGACCGGATTCTGGCGGCGATGAACCGCCACCATACCCGTGATGACTACCGGCGGATCATTGACCGCCTGAGGGATGTCTGCCCGGATATGGCCCTTAGCGGTGATTTCATCGTCGGCTTTCCGGGGGAGACGGATCGCGATTTTGCCGATACGATCAACCTCATTGCAGAGATTGGCTATGCTTCGGCATATTCTTTTAAATACTCGCCGCGCCCGGGCACGCCGGCGTCGATGGATAGCAACCAGATCGAAGAAAACGTCAAGACCGAACGGCTGGCGAGCCTGCAACAGTTGCTCTCTGCCCAGCAACTGGCTTTCAACATGGGCAAACTGGGGACAGTGATGGATGTGCTCATCGAACGTCCGGCGAGCCGCGACGGACAGAAAGCCGGACGAAGCCCCTGGATGCAGGCGGTGCATTTCCCTGCCACATCTGGTGAAATTGGTGCTATAATCCCTTTTAGAATTGTGGATGCACATCAGAACAGTCTTGCCGGTGAGCCGGCGACAACAACCCGAGCGGAGATGAAATCAGCGTGA
- the rimI gene encoding ribosomal protein S18-alanine N-acetyltransferase, giving the protein MTVLRPLVPDDAVLIAGIDAGMSFAQAQALLEKPNLKGVMAEVGTGPAGFIIGWVVEGEGDVIQITVDPAQRRQGVGRALLERYLNLYCRRGASLEVAADNTAALVLYHRAGFHEIGRRRGYYARQGERVDAILMRLDTPGGDD; this is encoded by the coding sequence ATGACGGTTCTGCGGCCGCTTGTTCCGGATGACGCCGTGTTGATTGCAGGGATTGATGCTGGTATGTCCTTTGCCCAGGCGCAGGCGCTGCTGGAAAAACCTAATCTTAAAGGCGTGATGGCCGAGGTTGGCACTGGCCCTGCCGGGTTCATTATCGGATGGGTGGTTGAGGGTGAAGGAGATGTCATCCAGATCACGGTTGACCCTGCGCAAAGGCGGCAGGGCGTAGGCAGAGCCCTTCTTGAGCGGTATCTCAATCTTTACTGCCGCCGCGGCGCAAGTCTTGAAGTGGCGGCGGACAATACCGCGGCGCTGGTGCTTTACCACCGGGCCGGATTTCACGAAATCGGCAGACGGCGGGGGTATTACGCGCGGCAGGGTGAAAGAGTTGACGCAATCCTGATGCGGCTTGACACCCCCGGGGGCGACGATTAA
- the rimP gene encoding ribosome maturation factor RimP, with amino-acid sequence MLLEEKIAVMIEPVLEAMAFRLVRVMFSSGTLQIMAEPMDENLEMTVEDCAKISRGVSAVLDVEDPIKAGYQLEVSSPGLSRPLVRPEDYTRFSGELAKISMKSLIDGRRRFNGRINGMTDDGQVELETGYGPVCLPFEMIDTAKLDPTEWFLKPVKAKKKG; translated from the coding sequence ATGCTGCTGGAAGAAAAAATCGCGGTTATGATTGAACCGGTGCTGGAGGCGATGGCCTTCCGCCTGGTACGCGTGATGTTTTCCAGCGGGACGTTGCAGATCATGGCGGAACCGATGGATGAAAACCTTGAGATGACGGTCGAAGACTGCGCCAAGATTTCCCGCGGGGTTTCGGCGGTGCTTGACGTCGAAGACCCGATCAAGGCGGGCTACCAGCTTGAGGTCTCGTCGCCCGGCCTGTCGCGTCCGCTTGTCCGCCCGGAAGACTACACCCGTTTCTCCGGTGAACTGGCCAAGATCTCGATGAAATCGCTGATCGATGGCCGGCGGCGATTCAATGGCCGCATCAACGGCATGACCGATGATGGGCAGGTGGAACTGGAAACAGGATATGGGCCGGTCTGTCTCCCCTTTGAGATGATCGACACCGCCAAACTCGATCCAACGGAATGGTTTCTGAAACCCGTGAAAGCAAAAAAGAAAGGCTAG
- the metK gene encoding methionine adenosyltransferase yields the protein MSYLFTSESVSEGHPDKVCDRISDEVVDLLLGKFNESRVACETLTTTNRTVLAGEIRCPEVVTPEEIIETARQAVKSIGYEQDGFHWKNMDVSCHLHEQSADIAQGVDSSGNKDEGAGDQGIMFGFACRETDVLMPAPIHLSHQILKSMADARHNGSAVILGPDSKSQITCVYENGKPVRAESVVVSTQHIEDASQDQVRELVREHVLAVLPEGWMCDEDKFYVNPTGNFVIGGPDGDAGLTGRKIIVDTYGGAAPHGGGAFSGKDPTKVDRSAAYAARYVAKNIVAAGLAERCTIQVSYAIGVAYPLSIYVNTDGTGEVEDSRLAEIIPKVMDLTPRGIRETLGLNAPIYASSAAYGHFGRTAGEAGPGTFSWEALDLVDALKKAV from the coding sequence ATGAGCTATCTCTTTACCAGCGAGTCTGTTTCCGAAGGCCATCCCGACAAGGTATGTGATCGTATCTCGGATGAAGTGGTTGATCTGCTTCTCGGCAAGTTCAACGAAAGTCGTGTCGCTTGCGAGACCCTCACCACCACCAACCGCACGGTTCTTGCGGGGGAGATTCGCTGCCCTGAAGTCGTCACGCCTGAAGAAATCATCGAAACGGCACGTCAGGCGGTTAAATCCATCGGCTACGAGCAGGATGGATTTCACTGGAAGAACATGGATGTGTCCTGCCATCTGCATGAACAATCGGCGGATATCGCCCAAGGGGTAGACAGTTCCGGCAACAAGGATGAAGGCGCCGGCGATCAGGGGATCATGTTCGGGTTTGCCTGCCGCGAAACCGATGTGCTGATGCCGGCCCCGATCCATCTTTCGCATCAGATCCTGAAATCCATGGCGGATGCGCGTCACAACGGCAGCGCTGTGATCCTAGGACCCGACAGCAAATCCCAGATCACTTGCGTCTATGAAAACGGCAAACCTGTCCGGGCGGAAAGCGTGGTGGTCTCCACCCAGCATATTGAAGATGCCAGTCAGGATCAGGTCCGGGAGCTGGTGCGGGAACATGTGCTTGCTGTCCTGCCGGAAGGCTGGATGTGCGATGAAGATAAATTCTATGTTAACCCGACCGGCAATTTTGTTATTGGCGGCCCCGATGGGGATGCCGGGTTGACCGGGCGCAAGATCATTGTTGATACCTATGGTGGTGCCGCCCCGCATGGTGGCGGGGCTTTCAGCGGCAAGGACCCGACAAAGGTTGACCGGTCGGCGGCCTATGCCGCCCGGTATGTGGCCAAGAACATCGTTGCCGCGGGGCTGGCTGAACGTTGTACGATCCAGGTATCCTATGCGATCGGGGTTGCGTATCCGTTGTCGATCTATGTCAATACCGACGGGACAGGTGAGGTTGAAGATTCCCGCCTTGCCGAGATTATTCCAAAGGTGATGGACCTGACCCCGCGTGGTATCCGTGAGACACTTGGACTTAATGCGCCGATCTACGCTTCATCTGCGGCCTATGGGCATTTCGGCCGGACCGCGGGTGAAGCCGGACCAGGAACATTCTCCTGGGAGGCGCTTGATCTCGTGGATGCGCTGAAGAAAGCGGTCTGA
- a CDS encoding PhoH family protein: MRQKKSHSIKIEFDNNEFLPLLYGHHNSNLAQIEQALDVSLDSFGNIIQITGSQDNAVTAKDTIEALYQRIANDRDPQRDLSPAIVKDALRWAKGDGKPDIAAFANGAGAIETWRKSVTAKSAGQKTYMDALARHDVVFGIGPAGTGKTYLAVAKAVAALKSRQVERIVLSRPAVEAGERLGFLPGDMKEKVDPYLRPLYDALYDMIPSEKIDRMLASGQIEIAPLAFMRGRTLAQSYVIIDEAQNTTPVQMKMVLTRLGDDSRMVITGDLSQVDLPSGQKSGLEDAVSILDNIEGIGIIRLKGTDVVRHPVVARILNAYETRDTKA; encoded by the coding sequence GTGAGGCAGAAAAAAAGCCACAGCATCAAAATCGAATTCGACAACAACGAATTCCTTCCTCTTCTCTATGGACATCACAACAGCAATCTTGCGCAGATCGAACAGGCGCTGGATGTCAGTCTCGACAGTTTCGGCAATATCATCCAGATCACCGGCAGCCAGGATAACGCGGTCACGGCCAAGGATACGATTGAGGCTCTCTATCAGCGCATTGCCAATGATCGTGACCCGCAGCGAGATCTGTCGCCTGCTATCGTGAAGGATGCCCTGCGCTGGGCCAAGGGTGACGGCAAGCCGGATATTGCGGCCTTTGCCAATGGCGCAGGTGCAATCGAAACCTGGCGCAAGTCCGTGACGGCCAAATCCGCGGGCCAGAAGACATATATGGATGCGCTGGCCCGGCATGATGTTGTCTTCGGCATCGGACCGGCGGGGACGGGCAAGACCTATCTTGCCGTAGCCAAGGCGGTGGCGGCGCTTAAATCACGGCAGGTGGAGCGGATTGTGCTGTCTCGTCCGGCGGTCGAGGCAGGAGAGAGGCTGGGCTTCCTTCCCGGAGACATGAAAGAGAAGGTCGATCCGTATCTCCGGCCTCTCTATGATGCGCTTTACGATATGATCCCATCGGAAAAAATTGATCGAATGCTGGCTTCAGGGCAGATCGAAATCGCGCCACTGGCTTTCATGCGCGGACGTACGCTCGCCCAGTCCTATGTAATTATCGATGAAGCGCAGAACACAACTCCCGTGCAGATGAAAATGGTGCTTACCCGCCTTGGTGATGATTCGCGCATGGTCATCACGGGAGATCTCAGCCAGGTGGATCTGCCATCCGGACAGAAATCCGGACTTGAAGATGCGGTCTCAATCCTAGACAATATTGAAGGGATCGGGATCATCCGCCTGAAAGGCACTGATGTGGTGCGTCATCCGGTGGTCGCCCGCATCCTGAACGCATACGAAACACGTGATACCAAGGCATGA
- the nusA gene encoding transcription termination factor NusA codes for MDTSTVPGAELIQVADIVAREKSIDREEVIIAMEQAIQKAGRSRYGQDRDIRAHIDRKSGAISLERVTEVVEEVEDEACQILLAEAQKHDASLNIGDLIREPLPPLEFGRIAAQTAKQVISQRVRDAERARQYEEYKDRVGEIVVGTIKRAESYSISVDLGRAEGVIRREEMIPRELLRQGDRVRAYIKDVREEVRGPQIFLSRADNQFMAQLFTQEVPEIYDGIIEIKNVVREAGSRAKIAVFSNDPSIDPVGACVGMRGSRVQAVVNELQGEKIEIIPWSEDTVTFAVNSLAPAVVSKVVMDEDAGRMEVVVPDDQLSLAIGRRGQNVRLASQLTGWYIDILTEAQESERRQEETRNRSERFMESLDIDDVIAHLLIAEGFVMVEDIAETPVEELMTIQGFDEAIATELSQRAIDFVERETIRIDKELQGLNVTDDLRNFEHLSPVMILALANAGILTLDDLADLDSDELVEHLSSFGLTSGELAGDIIMAARAHWFEDEDEASEDGAADAGDETGE; via the coding sequence ATGGACACGTCAACGGTACCTGGCGCTGAACTCATTCAGGTTGCGGACATTGTTGCGCGCGAAAAATCGATTGATCGCGAAGAAGTTATCATTGCCATGGAACAGGCGATCCAGAAGGCTGGCCGCTCCCGTTATGGGCAGGATCGGGATATCCGGGCGCATATCGACCGCAAATCCGGGGCCATCAGCCTTGAGCGCGTCACCGAAGTGGTGGAAGAGGTTGAAGACGAAGCCTGCCAGATTCTGCTGGCTGAAGCGCAGAAGCATGATGCGAGCCTGAATATCGGTGATTTGATTCGTGAGCCCCTGCCGCCGCTGGAATTCGGCCGTATCGCTGCCCAGACAGCAAAGCAGGTCATCTCCCAGCGTGTTCGTGATGCTGAACGTGCCCGCCAGTATGAAGAATATAAAGACAGGGTCGGTGAGATTGTTGTCGGCACGATCAAGCGCGCGGAAAGCTATTCGATCTCGGTTGATCTCGGGCGTGCCGAAGGCGTCATCCGGCGCGAGGAAATGATCCCGCGGGAACTTCTTCGTCAGGGTGACCGCGTTCGTGCCTATATCAAGGATGTGCGTGAAGAAGTGCGCGGCCCGCAGATTTTCCTGTCCCGGGCCGACAACCAGTTCATGGCCCAGCTCTTCACCCAGGAAGTGCCGGAAATCTATGATGGCATCATCGAGATCAAGAATGTTGTCCGTGAAGCTGGCAGCCGGGCCAAGATCGCGGTCTTTTCCAATGACCCGAGCATTGATCCGGTCGGCGCCTGTGTTGGTATGAGGGGCAGTCGCGTCCAGGCTGTTGTCAACGAACTTCAGGGTGAAAAGATTGAGATTATCCCCTGGTCCGAAGATACCGTGACCTTTGCTGTCAATTCCCTGGCCCCGGCGGTGGTGTCCAAGGTGGTGATGGATGAAGATGCCGGCCGCATGGAAGTGGTTGTGCCCGATGATCAGCTCAGCCTTGCCATTGGCCGGCGGGGGCAGAATGTCCGTCTCGCCTCTCAACTCACCGGCTGGTATATCGACATCCTGACCGAAGCCCAGGAATCAGAGCGTCGCCAGGAAGAGACCCGGAATCGCTCCGAGCGGTTCATGGAAAGCCTTGATATCGATGATGTGATCGCACATCTGCTGATTGCCGAAGGGTTTGTGATGGTCGAGGATATCGCCGAAACCCCGGTGGAAGAGCTCATGACCATTCAGGGCTTTGATGAAGCGATTGCAACCGAGCTTTCCCAGCGGGCGATCGATTTTGTCGAACGCGAAACCATCCGGATTGACAAGGAGCTTCAGGGATTGAACGTCACGGACGATCTGCGGAATTTTGAGCATTTGTCGCCGGTGATGATCCTTGCGCTGGCCAATGCCGGTATTCTGACCCTGGATGATCTGGCTGATCTTGACTCCGATGAACTGGTTGAACATCTCAGCAGTTTCGGGCTGACCAGCGGCGAGCTTGCCGGGGATATCATCATGGCCGCGCGGGCGCACTGGTTTGAGGATGAAGACGAGGCTTCTGAAGATGGTGCGGCGGATGCCGGAGACGAAACAGGAGAATAA
- the ybeY gene encoding rRNA maturation RNase YbeY, which produces MTPFTSPDLDTPPEEPESPVYLIEDELGLAAEFICAEPAWTDLLSPSFQKTAATAIRDALATAGITRAEMTILLTDDAMLATLNADHRGKSGPTNVLSFPDHDDIYLGDIAMAWGVMEREAMSYGISMEHHCLHLIVHGVLHLIGHDHEDESEAAIMEGHEVAILARQGIPNPYSQDEKTEA; this is translated from the coding sequence ATGACACCTTTCACTTCACCAGATCTGGACACCCCCCCGGAAGAACCTGAGAGTCCGGTTTACCTGATCGAGGATGAGCTTGGGCTTGCGGCAGAGTTCATCTGCGCGGAGCCTGCATGGACGGATCTGTTGAGCCCGTCTTTTCAGAAGACAGCGGCAACGGCCATTCGAGATGCCCTGGCAACCGCCGGGATTACCCGGGCTGAAATGACCATACTGCTCACGGATGATGCGATGCTGGCGACGCTCAACGCGGATCATCGCGGCAAGAGCGGGCCGACGAATGTTCTGTCTTTTCCTGATCACGACGACATCTATCTCGGCGATATCGCCATGGCCTGGGGGGTGATGGAACGCGAAGCCATGAGTTATGGCATTTCCATGGAACATCACTGCCTTCATCTCATCGTTCATGGCGTTCTGCATCTGATCGGCCATGATCATGAAGATGAAAGCGAAGCTGCCATCATGGAAGGGCATGAAGTGGCCATCCTGGCCCGGCAGGGCATCCCCAATCCTTATTCCCAAGATGAGAAAACCGAAGCATGA